From the Equus przewalskii isolate Varuska chromosome 19, EquPr2, whole genome shotgun sequence genome, one window contains:
- the RNF39 gene encoding RING finger protein 39 isoform X1 translates to MEAPELGPGLVERLELLATCPLCGGPFEDPVLLACEHSFCRACLARRWGTPPATGTEASPTACPCCGLPCPRRSLRSNVRLAVEVRISRGLREKLAESGSRAGKRRGGRIPTMGCLDPHGEDMRQTWRRFDAPTPKSSNSEDDLPEDYPVVKNMLHRLTADLTLDPGTAHRRLLISEDRRSVQLAPPGTPAPPDGPARFDQLLAVLGAQGFRAGRHCWEVETSDAASSRDSSGEEEDDGESRYAVGAAGESVRRKGRVGLCPAGAVWAVEGRSGRLWALTAPEPTPLGGAGPPPRRIRVDLDWERGRVAFYDGRSLDLLFAFQAPGPLGERVFPLFCTRDPHAPLRIVPAEG, encoded by the exons ATGGAGGCGCCCGAGCTGGGCCCGGGGTTGGTGGAGCGTCTGGAGCTGCTGGCGACGTGCCCGCTGTGCGGGGGCCCCTTCGAGGACCCAGTGCTCCTGGCGTGTGAGCACAGCTTCTGCCGCGCGTGCCTGGCCCGCCGCTGGGGGACCCCGCCGGCGACCGGCACTGAGGCGTCTCCCACCGCCTGCCCCTGCTGCGGCCTGCCATGCCCCCGCCGCAGCCTGAGGTCTAATGTGCGGCTGGCGGTGGAGGTGCGGATCAGCCGCGGACTGCGGGAGAAGCTGGCCGAGTCCGGGTCCCGCGCGGGGAAACGCCGAGGGGGCCGCATCCCCACCATGGGCTGCCTGGACCCGCACGGAGAG GATATGAGGCAGACATGGAGAAG ATTTGATGCCCCAACACCCAAGTCATCTAACTCTGAGGATGATCTCCCTGAAGATTACCCAGTGGTCAAAAACATGCTTCACAGACTGACGG CCGACCTGACCCTGGACCCTGGCACCGCACATCGCCGCCTGCTCATCTCTGAGGACCGCCGCAGCGTCCAGCTGGCCCCACCAGGGACACCTGCGCCCCCTGATGGCCCTGCGCGCTTCGATCAGCTCCTGGCAGTGCTAGGGGCACAGGGCTTCAGGGCTGGCCGCCACTGCTGGGAGGTGGAGACCTCAGACGCTGCCTCCAGCAGAGACTCttctggagaggaggaggatgatgGGGAGAGCCGCTATGCCGTGGGCGCAGCCGGGGAGTCAGTACGACGCAAGGGCCGGGTAGGGCTGTGCCCTGCGGGGGCTGTGTGGGCTGTGGAGGGCCGCAGTGGCCGCCTGTGGGCACTCACAGCACCTGAGCCCACACCGCTGGGTGGCGCCGGGCCCCCACCACGGCGCATTCGTGTGGACTTGGACTGGGAGCGGGGCCGCGTGGCCTTCTACGACGGCCGCTCACTTGACCTGCTCTTTGCCTTCCAGGCACCCGGGCCCCTGGGAGAGCGAGTCTTCCCACTGTTCTGCACCCGGGACCCCCATGCCCCGCTCCGCATCGTGCCAGCAGAAGGCTGA
- the TRIM31 gene encoding E3 ubiquitin-protein ligase TRIM31 translates to MASQHFTNTLKEEVICPICMDILQDPVTIDCGHNFCLRCITQSGDTSNDFLNCPLCNKLVRRDTFRPNWLLVNLVEKIQAMDPSEMQPGREELKCQRHGEKFHYFCEYDGMFLCVVCRESKDHKLHKISLIEEAALSYQGQLQSQVEVLQEKEKVIVQLKEQGEQKINVFMAQVELEKQRIITEFKQLRQVLKEEESFLLSRVLWLGQEEEKGKKFYIASAEAQLNSFRKLIDSVKAMQRLPPSQLLRDVKVVLCRSEGFRYLSPSPVPLALEKKLSEAQSRHDSLTESLKRFKDNFQADMKRDKNRFFKGMKENYRKSWSSFHSLMEKHTLKTSKTSEPESPSPEVGTTKPASPNLHPSTLSEDSFAVKATPPASLRPQPRPRSMASFPEFSPNQASSENPSSPGAEWTEGLKVALTPVTLDAASAHPNLVISQDLKTVTLDFIPQDSSAEPEDPARFFPFCCVLGSPGVSSGCQAWEAELRGPEGGACLVGVASGLVPRRGFLVVEPLTGFWALRIAGSECQALTESGTRENLPVRPRKVGVHVDHECGEVVFYDATTSNYIYTFHTSFPGQIFPFFRLLFPGTQIILSP, encoded by the exons ATGGCCAGCCAACATTTTACCAACACACTGAAGGAGGAAGTGATTTGCCCCATCTGCATGGATATTCTGCAGGACCCTGTCACCATTGACTGCGGGCACAATTTCTGCCTCCGATGCATCACCCAGAGTGGGGACACATCAAACGACTTTCTCAACTGTCCCCTCTGCAACAAACTTGTGAGGAGGGACACGTTCAGGCCCAACTGGCTGCTGGTGAATCTGGTGGAAAAAATCCAAGCTATGGATCCCTCTGAGATGCAGCCAGGAAGGGAAGAGCTAAAATGTCAGAGACATGGGGAGAAGTTCCACTACTTCTGTGAGTACGATGGGATGTTCCTCTGTGTGGTGTGTCGTGAATCCAAGGACCACAAACTGCACAAGATAAGTTTGATAGAAGAAGCTGCCCTGAGTTATCAG GGGCAGCTTCAATCGCAGGTTGAGGTCTTGCAGGAAAAGGAGAAGGTGATAGTACAACTGAAGGAACAAGGTGAACAGAAGATCAATGTCTTCATG GCCCAGGTGGAACTTGAAAAGCAAAGGATCATCACAGAATTCAAGCAGCTGCGTCAAGTCCTAAAGGAAGAGGAGAGTTTCCTACTGTCACGGGTACTTTGGCTGggtcaggaggaagagaagggaaagaaattctACATTGCTTCTGCCGAGGCGCAGCTGAACTCTTTCAGGAAGTTGATTGATTCTGTCAAGGCCATGCAGCGCTTGCCACCCAGTCAGCTGCTTCGG gACGTCAAAGTTGTCCTGTGCAG GAGTGAAGGGTTTCGCTATCTCAGCCCATCCCCTGTTCCTCTGGCCCTGGAGAAAAAACTCAGTGAAGCACAATCAAGACATGACTCCCTCACAGAGAGCCTGAAGAGATTCAAAG ACAACTTCCAGGCTGATATGAAGAGagataaaaacagatttttcaaaggcatgaaggaaaactacagaaagaGCT GGTCTTCATTTCATTCTCTGATGGAGAAACACACCCTTAAAACGAGCAAAACCTCGGAGCCTGAGTCACCCTCTCCAG aGGTCGGAACAACTAAACCAGCGTCACCAAATCTCCACCCCTCAACTCTATCGGAGGACTCCTTTGCTGTGAAAGCCACCCCTCCAGCATCGCTccggccccagccccggccccgaAGCATGGCCTCATTTCCTGAGTTTTCTCCAAACCAAGCCAGCTCTGAGAACCCGAGCAGCCCTGGCGCTGAGTGGACTGAAGGGCTCAAGGTGGCGCTGA CCCCCGTGACCCTGGATGCGGCCTCGGCCCACCCAAACCTCGTCATTTCCCAGGATCTGAAGACAGTGACCCTGGACTTCATTCCTCAGGACAGCTCGGCCGAGCCCGAGGACCCCGCGCGCTTTTTCCCGTTCTGCTGCGTTCTGGGCTCGCCCGGCGTGTCCTCCGGGTGCCAGGCCTGGGAGGCGGAGCTCCGAGGACCCGAGGGCGGGGCCTGCCTGGTAGGCGTGGCCTCGGGGCTAGTGCCGCGGAGAGGCTTCCTGGTGGTGGAGCCCTTGACCGGCTTTTGGGCGCTGCGCATCGCGGGCTCCGAGTGCCAGGCGCTCACCGAGAGCGGCACCCGGGAGAATCTCCCGGTTCGTCCGAGGAAAGTGGGCGTCCACGTGGATCACGAGTGTGGGGAGGTCGTCTTCTACGACGCCACCACAAGCAACTACATCTACACCTTCCACACCTCCTTCCCGGGGCAGATCTTCCCCTTTTTCCGGCTCCTGTTTCCCGGCACCCAGATCATCCTGAGTCCCTAG
- the RNF39 gene encoding RING finger protein 39 isoform X2 produces MEAPELGPGLVERLELLATCPLCGGPFEDPVLLACEHSFCRACLARRWGTPPATGTEASPTACPCCGLPCPRRSLRSNVRLAVEVRISRGLREKLAESGSRAGKRRGGRIPTMGCLDPHGEDMRQTWRRFDAPTPKSSNSEDDLPEDYPVVKNMLHRLTADLTLDPGTAHRRLLISEDRRSVQLAPPGTPAPPDGPARFDQLLAVLGAQGFRAGRHCWEVETSDAASSRDSSGEEEDDGESRYAVGAAGESVRRKGRAPGPLGERVFPLFCTRDPHAPLRIVPAEG; encoded by the exons ATGGAGGCGCCCGAGCTGGGCCCGGGGTTGGTGGAGCGTCTGGAGCTGCTGGCGACGTGCCCGCTGTGCGGGGGCCCCTTCGAGGACCCAGTGCTCCTGGCGTGTGAGCACAGCTTCTGCCGCGCGTGCCTGGCCCGCCGCTGGGGGACCCCGCCGGCGACCGGCACTGAGGCGTCTCCCACCGCCTGCCCCTGCTGCGGCCTGCCATGCCCCCGCCGCAGCCTGAGGTCTAATGTGCGGCTGGCGGTGGAGGTGCGGATCAGCCGCGGACTGCGGGAGAAGCTGGCCGAGTCCGGGTCCCGCGCGGGGAAACGCCGAGGGGGCCGCATCCCCACCATGGGCTGCCTGGACCCGCACGGAGAG GATATGAGGCAGACATGGAGAAG ATTTGATGCCCCAACACCCAAGTCATCTAACTCTGAGGATGATCTCCCTGAAGATTACCCAGTGGTCAAAAACATGCTTCACAGACTGACGG CCGACCTGACCCTGGACCCTGGCACCGCACATCGCCGCCTGCTCATCTCTGAGGACCGCCGCAGCGTCCAGCTGGCCCCACCAGGGACACCTGCGCCCCCTGATGGCCCTGCGCGCTTCGATCAGCTCCTGGCAGTGCTAGGGGCACAGGGCTTCAGGGCTGGCCGCCACTGCTGGGAGGTGGAGACCTCAGACGCTGCCTCCAGCAGAGACTCttctggagaggaggaggatgatgGGGAGAGCCGCTATGCCGTGGGCGCAGCCGGGGAGTCAGTACGACGCAAGGGCCGG GCACCCGGGCCCCTGGGAGAGCGAGTCTTCCCACTGTTCTGCACCCGGGACCCCCATGCCCCGCTCCGCATCGTGCCAGCAGAAGGCTGA